GAAAGCAATGGAAGCCGGCAGAGACATGGCCCATCGGCTGGTGGATGAAGGATACCGGATTTTGGTGACAGGGGAGATGGGAATCGGAAACACCACCGCCGCCTCGACATTGGCGGCCGCACTCCTGTCACTTCCGGCCGAAGCGGTGACCGGACGGGGAACGGGCGTCGACGACAGCGTCTATCGAAACAAGATCCGCGTCGTGGAGGAAGCCCTTCTGAAATACCGCTCCCTTCTCCTGACTCCGCTGGACTGGCTCTGGGCTGTCGGTGGCCTTGAAATCGCCGCCATGACGGGATTCATGATCGGCGCAGCGGAAAGACGGACGCCCGTCGTGCTTGACGGGCTGATCACCGCTTCTTCGGCTCTTGTGGCCTGTCGCCTCGAAAAAAGCCTGTCCGCCTACCTCCTGGCCGGTCATCAGAGTCAGGAGCCTGGCCATCGTCCCATTCTGGAGGAAATCGGACTCTCTCCACTTCTGAAGCTTGATCTTCGGCTTGGCGAAGGAACCGGTGGTGCCTTGGCGGCCAATCTGGTGATGGCGGCGGTTCGCCTTTACCAGGAAATGGCCACGTTCGAAGGGGCCAAGGTTTCGGGTCCGCATTGAAAGACGTCCTTCCCTGTTTTTGGGGGACTCTTTCGTTTTTGTCCCGGTATCCCGTCCCGGTCACTCTCTGGACGAGGGATTCCGGCATCCGGATCTGTGCCGGATGGTTCCCCATTGCCGGTCTCCTGGTCGGGTTGGCCCCCGCTCTCGCCGACCGGGTGTCCGATGCCCTTCCTGTTCTTCCGGGAGCTCTCCTTGTCGTTCTTGTCTGGACGTTTGTGACCGGCGGTCTCCATTGGGACGGATGGGCCGACAGCATCGAAACAGCCTTGTCGGGACAAGACGCGGACGAAAAAAAAGAATCCGGAAGGACCCCCATCTGGGAACATTTGGAATCCTGGCCTTGATGGCCGGGTTTCTGACGAAACTCTTCCTGATTGCCGGATATGCGTTCGGACCATGGGATGTTGTGGGCGTGGTTCTCTGGGGGAGGGGGATCCTCCCCCTTTTTCTTTTTCTGGTCCGGCGGCTGGCACCGGAGGTCCCGTTGTCGGAAGGGCTTGGGGGAATGTTCGTTTCGGAAATCCGAACATGGACTCTTCTTTTTTCCTCCATCGTGACAGGAACCGCTCTTGTTTTCCTGGTCGGGGTTCTTGGCACAATCGTTTTGTTGGCGGGGCTTCCGCTGAGTCTGATTCCTGCCCGATGGATCCTGATCCGTCAGGACTCTTTTTCGGGAGATTTCATCGGCTTCTGTATTGAACTCCTCGAAATGACGGCCCTGGTGTTTCTGGGGATCCTTCGCTCCCACTCCTTCCATCCGTCCCTGAGCCTCTGACGGACAGAAAGGGATCGGAAAAGATTTTCCGAAACATTCTGTCCTGATCCGTTCCTAGAAACAAAGGACGGTTTGGGCTTCCAGAACTTCGTCCAGAAGGAAAGAGGTCATTCCGCGGACATCGTCAATCCCGTCGACCAGGTCTTTTTTTTCCATGCTGAAGATGGCCATGGAAGAGGAACAGGCATAGAGACGGACGTCCCCCTGGGATTTGGCGTTTTGAAGCAGGCCTGGCAAGTCCAGAAGCTTCATTTCGTCCAGTTGATGCCGGATCGAAGAGTGTTCGGTGCCGAAAATCTCGGACAGGACAATGGTCTTCGCCCGTTTTCGTTCAAGGCGGAAAAGAGCTTCGTCCCGAAAGAGAACCCGGACGGAGATCTCGGATACGGCTCCGGCCATGACGGTCGTCAGCAGATTGATCAAGGCGGTGTGGGAACCCTGTGTGGCGATGATGGCCATTTTCATCGGGAACCTTTCTCCAGGCGAAGCACCACCCGGCCGTCCACATCGTCTGCGCTCAAAAGACGATGGCCGAATTTCCGGGACCAGGACTCGATCTCGCGTTTCTGGAAGCGGTTTGAAGAAATGACGAGAACATCTCCGATGCGCATCGAAGAGAGAGTCGTTCGGATGATTCCCAGACTCTGGCAGTCGACCGGGTTAAAAAGGGATGTCACATCGAGTGTCCGAATTTCTGATTCACCAGACGATGACACTGTCGTTCTCCTCCACCAGGCGGGCAAGATCGCCTTCGGCGATCCGCTCGATTCCATCGATCAGATCGCCC
The sequence above is drawn from the Leptospirillum ferriphilum ML-04 genome and encodes:
- the cobT gene encoding nicotinate-nucleotide--dimethylbenzimidazole phosphoribosyltransferase, translating into MSHPAVRLTIEKWLEHVKNERSACHSLDGLLKEMKSHWDHLTKPAGSLGQMEALAVWFGLVHGTSRLPEPRTAVCVFAGDHGVTRAGVSAYPSAVTREMVRNFSEGGAAICVLTRQFGMGLSVVDVGVDGDLSGLSGIVHRKVASGTRNFLEEPAMTPDEGLKAMEAGRDMAHRLVDEGYRILVTGEMGIGNTTAASTLAAALLSLPAEAVTGRGTGVDDSVYRNKIRVVEEALLKYRSLLLTPLDWLWAVGGLEIAAMTGFMIGAAERRTPVVLDGLITASSALVACRLEKSLSAYLLAGHQSQEPGHRPILEEIGLSPLLKLDLRLGEGTGGALAANLVMAAVRLYQEMATFEGAKVSGPH
- a CDS encoding DsrE/DsrF/DrsH-like family protein, translating into MKMAIIATQGSHTALINLLTTVMAGAVSEISVRVLFRDEALFRLERKRAKTIVLSEIFGTEHSSIRHQLDEMKLLDLPGLLQNAKSQGDVRLYACSSSMAIFSMEKKDLVDGIDDVRGMTSFLLDEVLEAQTVLCF
- a CDS encoding sulfurtransferase TusA family protein, with product MSSSGESEIRTLDVTSLFNPVDCQSLGIIRTTLSSMRIGDVLVISSNRFQKREIESWSRKFGHRLLSADDVDGRVVLRLEKGSR